The DNA segment cttttccaccatcgtcgtgctggctacgttcgtgcaactttcaccatcaataataactctacaaagcttcccttgtacatggcagcgagtatgaaagagatgttctcgttgctgctcactctttggttttgccaaagaaggttgctcacgatcatgaaaatcatcatccattctagggacacgtcgagggtcgcgcctatggggctggttatcccgatcttccttgattggatatcgatattgaggttcttgattcaatcgtacctcattgatggtagcagtcaaggctcgaagagcagcagcctgttcatccaactgttgttggaattttttaaatatgtcactattattatcacctgtagacatttttttttaaaacctgcaaaacactcaacactcaaaaataaaagttatcaaacctcaccgttaatcactcaaaaagaaaaaatcaaattctcaatgaggtcgaattcaatcttgtgagttctttatcagagtttatatcaaccaattagagagtggatgaaccaaactaccaaagaatcctaatttgcactaggatgccaaaaactgacgagacaccaattgattcgtgttgcaccgaggaagaagttgtgcacacgtttaaatcctactaacacaagaaacaagaaggtgttagataacgtaaaggaagaataaaggtaaacaaatgaaaacctacagctaagaatcaataaaaattgctgaaaacagaaaacccgaaaaactgtggagtaacttgacaacttcgttcgaggtgttcctgatctcaaaaaatcacaaaattaaatctcgaatgtccttaaatatttaatttttgatctggaaagtttgggcaccaaactcaacccgctgaattttttttaaatttttattggatttcgtctttttttcaatttttttgactttttgactgatttttttgcgggaataattttttttatattcaatcacagtgccaaacacatgtatgtaaaatttcagatcaatcggacaacgtttacccactcaaatgaatttttttgaacaatttttctgggtaaaactgttgtttatgctttaaaaaatagagatcagtttagaaatcaaccaagaacacccaaaacgcccaaaatctgataccaaatgatacggggttgcgcgcggaccaagatcgagttgccaagtcacgagaaactcctacgaaaaccctaaacaattagatctgaaacgaaacagaaaattaaaagattagatttttgaattttcagatctgaaataaaatccccaaatcagcaaagaatcaaattgagaatagaaataagtgttagggttcttgaaaccctcaaggagattgtgattctgcccaattgaacaccaagatagttttccccaaatttcgacaatctaatttcacccaaaaagagtatgaaaaaaccctagaaattggggatttttgggctgattccttaagatagaaaaaggctgaaaacacaataagaacagaaaatagattagataatgattcagcacaagtagaaataaagaaagaattgacagtaagaaattaaaagataagtcctaagaagccttgaaatctcgaaagatctcacaactcccttcgaacggctctaatctcccctccaaagaatatcaatggcaagaagaaggttgaagatggctcccacaatcaaaaagattgttaaaacaacttctaaagaaaactcaatagagaaatcttggagaaaactcaaagaaaattctgctctcaacaaatctgaaattttaataataatgataagtgtttaacaaggtggacagtcatgcctttaaataggccttataactagtcctaatctaattagaaaactaaaataaaaaaaaactcctaattattttaatatggaaattcggtcaaaggtcattttatctgggactcttgtactgaatattgacataaaaatttaaactaagtaaataaataaataaaaataaaactttacaacttgggccactttgacaatttggcctgattttcaactaagtatggatggatttcttgattgggctgggaatttgcttattgggcctcgccttcaagaatttgggcttttgtgactcgtatcaccatGCTTCACTTGTATTCATTGCAACTATCACCTTCACAAGCAGTGTGCAGAGGCACCCCTTCAAATTCCTAATCACCCTATCCATCCCAAGCACTCAGACACAGGTTTTTTTCTTCGACAAAGGCCATACCTTGATGATCATTGGGTAAATGGTTGTGCATTATGCAAGGAAAAACGTAACATGTTTTTTTATgagtgttattttttttattttttccttgacATCAAATGTGCTCATTTATCTTCTTCATATAAGTTTAGCCAACTGTCCAAATATGACATCCACAAACATCCATTGACCTTCATAGAAAGTCACATGGCTATAGATGTACTCAAAAACTTCAATTGCCTCTGGTGTCATGAACCATTgacatatgatatatatttttgttcTGAGTGTCCATCATTCATCGCTCACAAGAAATGCCTTAATGAGTTACCCACTAAAATTAATCACCCTTCCCATCACATACACCCTCTTTTCCTTAACTATAGTTATTGCAACCATTTTTGCAACCTATGCCAAAAGGAACATTCTAGACATTTTTATTGCTGTTCTCTTTGCCATTTTAACATCAAGCTTGAATGCGCTTTGTTGAGGTCCATTATTGAAGATAAAAGAAGCCATCAACATCCATTCTCTTTGCTTTGGAGACAATGTTCATTCATTTGTGATGCATGTGATACTGAGGGaaattatatttcttatatatgtttgaaatgttacattgtAGTCCATAAGAAATGTATTTCACTCCTGCGCATTATCAAATTTTCACGACATGATCACTGcatttttcacaaatattttCTTGAAACACAAGAGCTTACAAAGAAAGATTGCAAGATTTGTTTCAAAAAAGTGAAACTAGATCATGGGAGTTACTCTTGTGGGAAGCCAGGTTGCAATTATGTTGTCCATGTGAATTGTGTCTTAGAGAATGAAAAGTTGTACGAGGTAATTGAGGATGAAAAGCAATATGAGGAGCTTTATGAAAAATCTATACAGTCTTCCGTCATTCGTGTTATTGAGGTGAATGAAGCTGGGGAAGCTACAAAGATTGAACATTTCAGTCATCAACATTGCTTGGTGTTAGCAGACAAGATGGAGGaggaaattgatagaaaatgtgaTGGGTGCATGCTATCTATCTCAACTCTCTTCTATTATTGTGCAGAATGCCCtttttttcttcataaaacttgTGCTGAATTACCAAAAATCAAGCGTCATTGGTTTCGTCAATGGAACGCCATCCTCGACTTCGAAGGCTTCCTGGCATGTAGCCTTTGTCGCCAACATTGCAATGGCTTCTTTTATAGAATTAAAGGATGGAAAATTTGCATTAGGTGTGCTAAAGTTGCTGATATCATTGAATGTGAAGGACAGCAGCACTTTCTCTTTTTTGATTTCAAATGCAAGGAGAAATGTAATGGTTGTGGTAACAAGTGTTGGTTTGGTGCATTTAGATGTGGAGAGTGCAGATTTGTTTTGGATTTTGGATGCTTAACATTACCACAATCAGCTCTTCATAAAATTGATGAACACATACTAAACATTACTTATGATGATGATAAAAAGCAAAGTTGGTGTGATATTTGTGAACAAGAAAGAGATCCAAGCCTTTGGTATTATTCTTGTTCAATTTGTGATACTTCTGCTCATCCCAAATGTGTTATTGGAAAATTTCCATTTCTCAAGGATGGGAGCACATTTTCTTCTAATAAACACAATCATCATCACGATCTTAAATTTTTTAAGAAGGTTGAGGGCTACCCTGAATGCTCTTATTGTGGTAAGCTTTGCCATGAAGAAATTCTCAAATGTAAAGAGTCTACATGTGACTATATTCTCCATTGCAAATGTCTGGATTACTAAGTTTAAAGCTTTGTGGTAAGTACTTTAGATGATTAAAGAgctattgttttcttttttaaatcatCAATGCAATTAATTGTTcttatttcatgattttgtttTCATTATTAACATAAGTTTTAATTGTCTTCATGGCTATAGATGTGTTTTGCTCAAATGGAAAGCACTAGAGGTTTTATTCGATCCAAAGAGTTCACAGAGGATTTGACATTTCATTCCTACTTCTTGAAGGATGTTCAAATTTTAAGTGTGTTTTGATTTATTGTTGCTTTGTTTAAAATTTGTTTGGGTTTGTATGATTTGAACTCGCTATTACTTTGTGATTCATCTATGATTTATTTgagtttgtaaaatttaatttcagtattattttatgatttattggatttaaattatgaaaattaataacTATTTGAATTATTTCTGcaatgttaattaattatttaaactattGTTTTACCCCATATATAATGAAACTTTTGGAAGCCACCAATTTCCCTTCATGCTGCACTTGTTTTTTTTGCATATATTTATTtgacaaatataattatatgaagTTTTGAatacaataatataaaaaaaattagggaaatTATGTAAATATGAAGCTGAATTGAGTTCAATCTCAACTATATTTAAATCCAATATTTGGCCCCCTGCTAGAGTGAAATGTTCAATTGGAcatcttaatttcaaaattataaataagagTTAATTCCAATATTTGGTACCTTCACCATAGTCAGGTTGAAGAGTTagaagaagaaatttttttttaaataaacaactgaaataacttttttataaagttcataatgtcaaattttatttatttttatgagctTGATGGCAGCATAGGAATTGAGGATACAGTACCacttattaagtaaataaaaattaaaaaggaaataaacaaaGATTTATTCATTGAATGACAAGAGTGTTTGCTTAAACTTGTCTCACTCAACACCATCACCTAAACGAAAATAAGCACCCAAAAAACTTTTATGTTATACAATAAATAAAACGTATCACATTGAAATATTTTAGACAGATTGACAAACTTGAGGGGCATCTTAGCAATTATTTGTAGGAACAAAATTGTAGTTCAATGCTGCTGCTGTTGTTGCGGATAATCATTGGGGTCTCTAAAGCACATTGGCCATCAACATGCCTCAAAAGTCAGTCCTATGTATTAACAGCACAACGTCTGATGTAGCGGATCCACTCACCAAAATGGTTTTCAATTTTAAGATTCATTCATAGCCTACTTACTAATGTCCTTGAAAAAGTTCAGGCCGAAGCACCACCCACATCCGTGATGAGCGGAGGGACAAAATTGTAACCTTCAAGAGTCTGCTCAAAGATGTGACCCACTTTTACCAACTTTTCCTGCAACAAGGTCATGGGAAAAAGTGAAGCCTTTGATTATCAGCAGATTTCGACTATTCCAGTTTTCGAATGCTAGGATAGAAAGCcgcaattataataataataataatgatgatgatagaAGTTGACTCTAAACTGTCAAACAAATATATGTTAAGTTGCATGCTTGCCTGTGTATATTTTGGTGTTTCCTCTAACACAATGCTACAAGCTCTtttcctaaaataaatattttctcacTGAAATTACAACAATTCTAGCTACCCAACATTGATTAGCTCGCACCAAGTGATCCATGTCTCCAAATTATAGATTACACTCGAAGAAGCCATTTCATAAGCATTGGAGCTTGGCAAATTTCGCCAGCAATTTGCACCAGTAAATAGTTTAGGggaaatttgaaaaatgaagaataacaagttaattaaaaaacGAGCAGCATACCTCATCAAATGCCGCACCAATGATTTGAAGGCCAACAGGAAGGCCAACAGCTCCCCCTTCAACAAATCCGCATGGCAAAACCAATGCAGGTAAGCCCGCCAAGTTAACATTCACCTGTATATGGATATGGAATCTCAAAATGGGACAAGGGCAAATATATTATTTCAACTATTCTACCACATTTGAAGAAGTTAAATGGAATTACTTgcaataaagaagaaaaaaaatgacacAACAAATATGGGAGGCCAGAACAATGCAGGGAAAGCCACAACCTTAACTATATATATTCTTAACCAGCCAAACATTCATGATACTAGTTCAAGGCTGTGGAGCAATgacttaaataagataattgcGGCACCTAAATGTTCTTACAGTCATAATATCTCCGGCATACATCGCCAATGGGTCATTCTTCTTCTCACCTGCAAACATCATAATCAACTTTGTAATTCAATGTTTACCGTTAATGACCATCCATACATGAGTCATAACACCCCTCGCACTATCATGCAAAGAaggaacagaaaatagattagacaaacaagtaaaataagaaaaacagCAATTCAACTAGCATACCAATCTTATATGCAGCGGATGGAGCTGCAGGTGAAATCAGGATGTCATTTTCATCCAATGCTGCCTTGAAGCTTTTCCGAATTATGGTCCTTACCTAAAACACTTATATAATCATGAATGTTTTTCTTTAATAGCAATGCTCCTAAAATAATCACGTGTTTCAGTATATGTCAAGTAAAATGGTCAAATTAACATACACattcaaaattatataaaaggtTAATTACATATTTGGTACCCTTCCTACAGTCAAATGTTAAATTGGGCACCTTAACTTCAAAATTTGTCTCTGATATTAAGGACACATTTTTTGTCTGTTTACCAGATTGGACATACAACTAACTATATTAGCTGAAAAATGTGTAGCATATGTCATCACATGGCTCTGATATTAAGGACACATTTTTTCCAGAACTCAATTAGTAGAATGTATAATCTGGTAATGAGAAACAAAGTTTGAGTAACATATTACACATTTTAGACTTAAGGTACCAAATAGAACATTTGACCATAGTTGGGTACCAGATATGTGATTAACCCTTACAAATAAATTGCGTGACCAAAAAAATCACTTACACAGGAATACCAATGGAAAACCAAGAGATTGTTAGACTATAAATTAACTttgttatttaaaatatcaatactTTAATTGCTGAAAGCAAATAATtacttgaatgaaaattttaatttaaacatcaaaaagttGTTTTGTGCATCTATAACAGCTATTAAGAATTTTAGCAGCTGGACGTTTTGACTTTAAGGTGACACATTAGATTTTATGAGAAGGCAACTACAGCTATATTGCTAGCCAGTTATGCATCTTCAGATTAGGACCCTGTAAAGGATTCTTTTGGTTAAGTGAGGAAACATTACAAATCAGTAAAATGGAGTGTCGTGGAGAGATGGAAGAGAAGAAGATCGGAGCAGAGTCTAAAAAACAAATACGGTGGTGATGGAAGCAACAGGGGCTGAGAAAAGTGAGAATTAAGGTTGTAAAAAATAATAGCAAGTGAGTTGCAAGGAGAGGTTTAGAGTGCTTCAGTTTGCCAAAAGATCAAAAGTCCCCTAAATGAAACTTTGGATTTTCTATTTATAGCCTTTCCAAAGTAGTTACCCCAAATAACGGTTATGAAACAAGTGAAATATTTTATTGAACATGGGAGAGATGTGAGTTAATTCACAAGAACGTGTAATGAATTATTGGGTAATGAGAGTGAATGACATCAGGTTCATGTTGCTTGCGGTGAGCAATGGGAGAGAAGTTATGAAAATAGTGGATATAATGGTAGTTTAGTGGAAGTTACACTTACGTAACTCATATTAACAAGGAAGGAGCTACTTGCAAACTTAAATGCAAATGCACACTTTGATCAACGAGGAGagggagagaaaaaaaaaaacttgtactCCAAAGAAAGGTTAAGAAGTAGAATTCTTAACAATATATGTATCTAAAGCGTCCAAGCCATGCTCTCCAAGACATCCTGACAGTGGAGCAAACCTAAGAATTCTGCCAACCTTCTTAAGCTTAGCTCCACAGTCTTCTCAACAAGGAGTGGTCTGAAAGGAACAATATTTCCTGACACTACTATTGACAGAAGCGTTATCAACCAAGGACGAGTATCTACAGACCCAAAAGATAATCAAAGGAAAGATGTATTTACTGTAATAGGAATGACACCTGTTGAGCACGCTTGTAATATGCATCATAATATCCAGCTGAAAGCGCATATGTTCCCATTAATATTCTCATTTTGACCTGCAAAATTGAAATGCATTCATGTCAAAATTCCAGATTGCTATAACTAATATAACACTAAATTTCTCAACAGTGAACTCATAGACAGACCTCTGATCCAAATCCTTTAGCCCTCGATTCTTCATAAAGGGCATTTAGCTCATCAGAAGAAGCTTGATTCCCATATCTGGATTTGTTGAAAATCACAGAAAACCATGGAATAGTAATTAGTTCCAAACTAGCATTTATCCATCTGCATAATGCATGCTTGAAAATGGAAAAACATTCCATAGCATGTCACCTGACACCATCATATCTTGATAAGTTTGAAGATGATTCTGATGATGCAAGAATATAGTAAGCTGGCAAACCAAGAGAGAAGGATGGCAATGAAACCTGCAATAGTTTCAAAAGAATAATGACTATGTAAAACCAATATGCATTGGATTCCACACAcacacaaaagaagaaaaaagaagccTGTGGCACTTTTAAATTACACCTCTTTCAAAACACATCCTAATTGTTCCAGATGAGCTGCAGCACCCTGAATTGCTGATTTAACTCCAGAATCAACACCAGCATCAACAGTTTCACGGATAAGACCAACCCTTAACCCCTCTAATGGTCTGGATTTCAAAGAACTTGCAGAAGTGAACTGAGAAGTGAAGTCAGGCACCTCCTGAAAAGCAATATTCTTACACAATTAGACCATATATTAAAGCAGTAAGGCTAAAAATAAATAATGCTAAAATGTCTTCAACTCAAAGTAGACGGAAAGAGCCAAAGTAGCAGTCGCAGTAATCAAAGTCTAAGATTCTATTGCATGGTACAATCATTGATGCGACTAAAAGCCAAAGAGAAGAGAACATATAGGAACTGAATGCAGAATAGGTTAGAAAAGTAAGCAAGAAGGTAAAGACAAAAATGGAGCCCTTAAATCAGGGTAGCAAAAAGGAAAACAGGAAAGTCACACAAATAAAGGAACCTTCTCATTCGAAAATGATCACACCAATGATGAATCATATCATAAGAAATTTCACTTCAGTGAGGTGATTAAAAGGCACAACTGCTTAAGCTATAGGAGGTAGTACTCAATATAGACTCATTTTCCAAGCAGCTTGGCAAATAAAGAACATATGCATGAGGCATGACAATTTATTCTTGGATATGTATATCACTGTCACAATCTTCCAAACAAAGGTATATGGTTAATAAGATATTCTTCGTATTATCAGCACCTAAACAAAGAAAATTTCACTGCTAGTTTTAAATTGAAAGAGCACTTAACTCGTTTACTGCTAGTAGCATCAAGTGAATCATGACCAGAAATTGCATGAAGAAGAATCCCGGTGTCGGCAACAGAGGAACCAAAACATCCGATAACATCAAGGGATGACGCATATGCCATAAGTCCAAATCTTGAAACACGTCCATAAGTTGGCTTCAAACCAACTACACCGCAAAATGATGCTGGTTGCCTCACACTTCCACCAGTGTCACTCCCAAGTGACACAACACATTGCCTGGCAGATACAGATGCAGCAGAGCCACCCGAAGATCCCCCTGGCACCCGAGAAAGGTCCCATGGGTTCGCTGTCACCTATTCAAACTAATAAATGCATTACTAACAATCAACAGAAGCAAAAGCAGTTATCAAACAGAATTAAGGCTCTAATTAGCATTGTTGTCGGCACAGCTTTTGACCTCAAAAGCAAGTACATATCTTGGCTTCTGTTGTTAACATCATGATTTAACAAACCAAACCCAAAAACTTGGAAAATGATGTTTTTAGCTTTTGGAAGTTGAGTTTTGGATAAAATAACTTTATTATCCTCTTAtctctaaaattttattattttaaatgtatatctTCCTTGCATTTCAATTTCAGCAACATTAAATGCTTCTAGattttcaaaaccatttttttttcaccACAATTTTTTGGATTCAAGCTATTTTCTAAACTAGGCTTTCTCTACACAAACACTAGACTAGCCCTAAAAAATCTGAGTGGGAATTTAACCAAACCTTAAATGCAGAAGCTTCAGTAGTACTCCCCATACCAAACTCATCCAAGTTGGTCTTTCCAACAACAATGGCGCCCAAGTCCTTCAACCTCTTCACGGCAGTGGCATCGAACGGAGGACGGTAGCCTTCCAGGATGTAAGAGCCACCAGTGGAAGGCATATCAGCAGTACAAATGTTGTCTTTGATAGCGACGAGGACACCAGCAAGGGGACCCACTTCTTCATTCCTTTTTATCTTGTCGTCAATATCCTGCGCCTGTTTCAGGACCTTGTCAGGGTCAGAGATGTGAAGGAAACAGTTGATATGGGGCTCCGTTTGTTTGAGACGGTTCAGGTAGGAATGGGTCAGTTCCACAGCACTGAGGTGACGGTTGAGAAGCGAGTATCGAATGGAGAGGATTTGTGATTGGTCTGCTGCGAAGGAGGTCTTGGTGACGGGCTGTGCGGAAGAAAGGATGTGAAAGGGGCGGGATTTGGTCCGGCCCCGGAGTGGGAAACGAGAAAGATAACGCGGGGGTTGAATTGTTGATAGCATTTTTTCAAAACAAGGAAACGAAAGGACCCAAgatgaatttttcatttttattgtgATGACCCCACGTCACCAAACAAAATAGCTGACCGCATCGGTAAAAAGAAAACCGTTTTGGAAAAAAGGAGAAAACTTTCCCTTAAGCATTTTATCAAACAGATTCTATGCGCAATCAACCTATATATCAGTACAACGGAATGAAAAGCGTAAATAGAAACAAAACTTATTAGTGAAAACAAAGCAGTTCTCCGAGTGACGAGAGGAGAAAGGACTGGGGGCAAATAACAACAACGGAATTGAGAGAAAAAGGCCTACCTCAGGCGTCACTGACTTTGGTCAGGGATTGGGCTGGATGTAAAAGTATTTTATCGACTAACCACCGAGTTAACCATCTTAATCCAAATCGACTTATTAGTAGGTCTGTTAAATCGAattattttagggtaaattacatcatCAATCACTAAATTatgtgtaaatttttgttttgatcactta comes from the Gossypium hirsutum isolate 1008001.06 chromosome A06, Gossypium_hirsutum_v2.1, whole genome shotgun sequence genome and includes:
- the LOC121230766 gene encoding glutamyl-tRNA(Gln) amidotransferase subunit A, chloroplastic/mitochondrial — its product is MKNSSWVLSFPCFEKMLSTIQPPRYLSRFPLRGRTKSRPFHILSSAQPVTKTSFAADQSQILSIRYSLLNRHLSAVELTHSYLNRLKQTEPHINCFLHISDPDKVLKQAQDIDDKIKRNEEVGPLAGVLVAIKDNICTADMPSTGGSYILEGYRPPFDATAVKRLKDLGAIVVGKTNLDEFGMGSTTEASAFKVTANPWDLSRVPGGSSGGSAASVSARQCVVSLGSDTGGSVRQPASFCGVVGLKPTYGRVSRFGLMAYASSLDVIGCFGSSVADTGILLHAISGHDSLDATSSKREVPDFTSQFTSASSLKSRPLEGLRVGLIRETVDAGVDSGVKSAIQGAAAHLEQLGCVLKEVSLPSFSLGLPAYYILASSESSSNLSRYDGVRYGNQASSDELNALYEESRAKGFGSEVKMRILMGTYALSAGYYDAYYKRAQQVRTIIRKSFKAALDENDILISPAAPSAAYKIGEKKNDPLAMYAGDIMTVNVNLAGLPALVLPCGFVEGGAVGLPVGLQIIGAAFDEEKLVKVGHIFEQTLEGYNFVPPLITDVGGASA